Part of the Tolypothrix sp. PCC 7910 genome, CACCACCCTCAAACCCAATTTTGACTGCATTGCTGGAATAATAACCATGTTCAGGATGATATAACACCATATCCATGTATTCAGCAAAAGTAATTCGCCGTTGGGGACTAGTTTGAATAAGATTGGCAATAGCTTTACAAAGTGCGGGATTGGAATCCATAAAATTTTGTGTGGAGTGAGTCTATCATTATTAATTTGATTATCAATTTTTAATTTAAAACTAACTTTGGCTTTATAGTCTGCAAAGTTTCAGAATTAATTTGAATATACTGATTTAAATTACACTGGATTTCAGGCTAATGAAGTCAATGTAGGATGCGTTACTAACGCATCCTACATTTATTGGGAAATTTATCTTTTAGTATTTTCTAGGAACACAACATATTGTGACCTGACAATTATCCGTAACTGGTTTTTTCCTTTTCTTTTAAATTAGGAAAGCAAAAGTCAAGATAATTCTACTCAAACTAGTCAAAGATTGGCTATTCTAAATAATATTGTCATTTTTATTATCCACTGACTAATGACACCAGTACACCATTAATATCGCGGACGCGAGCAACCATTTGTCCAGTAGGTTGGCGTTTTGGCGCATCTAATGATTTTGCACCTGCTCCCAATGCTCTCATATAAGCAGTAGCAACATCCGGTGTGATAAATGAGATTTGAATTAAGGAAGGCGCTTGTGTAATATCGTTAGCATAGAAGCCATTAGGAAATAACGTTTGGGCTTCATTAGTTGAGGAAAAAGCTAGGGTAGTTTCACCAGTTTCAATTTCTGCCCAAGTAACTTGATTCTGCTCCCGGATGTTGCGACGAACAAGACCAAAGGCTTTTTCGTAAAACTCAACGGTCTTCATCACATCATCTACCCAAATTACTGTATGACCAAATTTCATCTTTGTTTCTCCTAAATTATAGTTGCTGTAAATGCAAAGATATGTGGAAAAATCAAAAACTTATACTATTAATACCTTTATTCTTACTGTCTGGATGTTTAAATTTAAATTTCGGTAAGAACTACAGTAATCAAAATCAACAAAAACCTCCTTTAGAGGTAATAGAAAAGTGGTTGGGTGCGCCTTTACCTACTAATTATTCAGATTTAAATTATGAAATTATTAGCGATACTCCTGATCCACAAGTAAGAATAGCTGTCAATGTGCCAAAGGAATATTTTCAAACGTTGATTAATCAAAAAAATTTAGTCAAATATGACGAATTTAAAAACAAACTACCTTATGACCTAAAGCCGAGAGAATGGCAGGAAAGCAATCAAACTAAAGATTTCATTAAAAAACCGCTGCCCAGCACAACAATATGGATAACGAAAAATGAGTTTTATCCTAAATATCTTTGGTACCAACAACAAAGATTATATCTAGTTTATGTATCAAGATAAGTAGGTCGGCGAAATTAAAGATAACTGACTGAGGTTGTCATTCTTACAAAGTCTGAGCGGAGGTTTCCTCCGCTCAGACTTTGCGCTTTGTCTTTGGTCATTTGTCCTTGGTAACTTAACTTAAGCAAGCAATCTATTTAACTTTCGACAATGCAAGGTGCAGTTGCTAGAGTATTTGCTGCTGTTTGCATCTGTTCAATATCTGATGGCGACCAAACATGAGGCGCTTGACAGTGATGGGCTACTAACAATCCCCATAACCCTTTAGGTATCAACACTGGTACTACTAAATTGGCGCGCACCTGGAAACTGCGAAGAAAATTCCTGTGGCAATCATGCAATGATTCTAATTCAATATCCGCGATCGCTCTCACTCGTCCGGCTAAATACAAGTTGGCATACTCTTGGTTAAAACAATTATCTGGCCCTTTGGAACCAAAAATTGAGTATTCGCTAGCAGCTACAGATTCCGCCGTTACCTGCCCATGCCATTTGCCGTAAAAGTAATATAAAACTACGCGGTCAACCTGAAGCGAATCTCTCAGTTGGTTAATTGTTTCTCGAACTAATGCATCTCGCTGCATTGTGATGACTAGACGGTCTAGTACCCTTTGCAAACCCTGCTCATAATTACTTTTTGAGCTGGGGTCAAATTCTGAGAAAGAATGAATTTGCACAAGTTTAAGATTACGGAGGATTCAGTACTTTTGGCTGTTGATGAAGAAGTATTAGATTTTTACAAAAAAATATATTAATTGATTTGCAAAAATGATAGCATCGCAGACTGGCGATAAATCCTAAAGGAAAAATTAACTTTTATCGGAACTATAGGTAAAATACATAAGCCTGGTCTTTTTTTTTCAATATCATGGGCAACACTTTTGGTCATCTATTTCGCGTTACTACTTTTGGTGAATCCCACGGTGGCGGTGTGGGAGTTGTGATTGATGGTTGTCCGCCTCGGCTAGAAATTTCGGCTGAGGAAATTCAAGTAGAGCTAGATAGAAGACGGCCAGGACAAAGTAAAATTACAACGCCTCGCAAAGAAGCTGATATCTGCGAGATATTATCTGGAGTGTTTGAAGGTAAAACCTTAGGAACTCCCATCGCCATTTTGGTGCGGAATAAAGATACTCGTCCCCAAGACTACGACGAGATGGCTCAGAAGTATCGCCCTTCCCACGCTGATGCAACTTATGATGCTAAATATGGGATTCGTAACTGGCAAGGTGGTGGTAGGTCGTCGGCGCGTGAGACAATTGGTAGAGTTGCAGCTGGTGCGATCGCTAAAAAAATTCTCCGCCAAGTTGCAAATCTCGAAATCATCGGTTACGTCAAGCGTATCAAAGACTTGGAAGGCGTTATCGATCCCAACACTGTCACCTTAGAACAAGTTGAAAGCAACATCGTTCGCTGTCCCGATGGGGAGTTGGCAGAACGCATGATTGAATTAATTGAGCAGACTGGTAGACAAGGTGATTCCATCGGTGGTGTAGTCGAATGTGTAGCGCGGAATGTACCCAAAGGTTTAGGCGAACCAGTCTTTGATAAATTAGAAGCAGATATTGCCAAAGCTGTGATGTCTCTTCCTGCTAGCAAAGGTTTTGAAATTGGTTCTGGTTTTGCAGGAACGCTGTTAACAGGAATTGAACATAACGACGAATTTTATATTGATGAAAACGGTGAAATTCGCACTGTAACTAACCGTTCTGGAGGAATTCAGGGAGGAATTTCTAACGGAGAAAATATCATTTTGCGAGTTGCATTTAAGCCAACAGCGACAATTAGAAAAGAACAAAAAACTGTAACTCGTGAAGGTGAAGAAACTGTATTAGCAGCCAAAGGAAGACACGATCCTTGCGTGTTACCTCGTGCAGTTCCGATGGTAGAAGCAATGGTGGCGTTAGTACTGTGCGACCATTTATTACGGAATCATGGACAGTGTCATGTGTTGAGTTCTGAGTCCTAATTTCTGAGTCTTGAGTTATGACTTTAACTCAAGATTCAAAAATCAAAGCATAGTAATTACAACTTAATCAGCCGCATATAGTATTGCTCATATAAAACTCATATTTGTTTGATTTTTGAATTTCACGTAGGATGCGTTACGCTATCGCTAACGCATCCGCTTACTGTACAACTTGCAATAAAACTTACAATTCACTCAAAGTCAAGATGAAGATGACAGGGAGTTAGTTATGCGATTAGCACCACTTTATCAACAAGACCGGGAACAAGCTACACAACAAGGAATTGAACAAGGAGAACGCTTAGTAGTAGAGAACTTACTAAAAGTGCGCTTTGGTGAATTAGATAATGAACTACAACCAATTATTTCCTCTTTGGTAGCGTTACCTCCAGAAGAGTTTACTCCCTTACTATTGCAGTTATCTCGTGAAGAATTAATTGCTAGATTTAGCTAAAAAACTACCAATTTTAAATATATCTAATTATAGTAGGGTGTGTTAGTGCCGAAAATATGGCACTGCAACACATCATAGCATTATTATTTTAAAGGGTTGCATTAATGGATTTTGTCACAGTTTTAGGACTAGTTGCTGCTTCAATTACGACGATTTCATTTTTGCCACAAATGATAAAAATATGGCAAACAAAATCAGCAAAAGATGTCTCATTTATGATGTTGATTTGTTTTAATACAGGAATATTTTTATGGCTGATATATGGAATTATATTGCAACAATTGCCGATTATTCTAGCTAATGCCGCCACATTATTTTTTAACTTGATAATTCTATGGCTTAAAATTAGATATAGATGAAAAGAATAAATAAAAAACACCCCCGAAAAATTGCCTGTGACATCATCTGTATTTTCTGCTGAACGGCTTTTATTTACTCCCACTACCCCTAACACTGACGCTATCCCGCTAATTTTTGCTTTTCCTAATGAATACACTGTGGGGATTACTAGCCTGGGATATCAGGTGGTGTGGGCAAATTTGGCAATGCGTGATGATGTGCAGGTGAGTCGCCTGTTTACTGATATTCACGAACAACTGCCAATAAACCCCGAAATCGTGGGATTTTCTATTTCCTGGGAATTGGATTATGTAAATATCTTAAATTTACTGGAATCTTTAGAAATTCCGATTCGCGCATCTTTGCGTGAGGATCATCATCCGCTAATATTTGGTGGTGGCCCAGTTCTCACTGCTAACCCAGAACCTTTCGCAGATTTTTTTGATGTAATTTTGCTAGGAGATGGAGAAAATCTTCTGGGAGATTTTATTGAGACGTACAAAGCAGTTAGAAATGCTTCTCGCAAAACTCAACTAAAAACCCTAGCACAAATCCCGGGAATTTATGTTCCCAGTTTGTATGAGGTGGAATATCATGCCAAAGATGGTGAAATAAAATCAATTAAACTAATTGATGCTGAAATTCCTGCTATAGTCCAAAAGCAAACTTACCGTGGAAATATTTTATCAGCCTCAACTGTGGTGACAGAAAAGGCAGCCTGGGAAAATATTTACATGGTGGAAGTGGTACGGAGTTGTCCAGAAATGTGCCGCTTTTGTTTGGCTAGTTATCTGACTTTACCATTTAGAACTGCAAGCCTTGAAGGTTCTTTAATTCCTGCCATTGAAAGAGGCTTAGAAGTTACCAAGCGGTTAGGTTTATTAGGTGCTTCTGTAACTCAGCATCCAGAGTTTGAGACGTTGCTAGATTATATCAGTCAGCCCAAGTATGATGATGTCCGTCTTAGTATTGCCTCAGTACGTACCAATACAGTTACTGTACAGCTAGCAAAAACTCTGGCACAAAGAGACACGCGATCGCTTACCATTGCTGTAGAAAGTGGTTCGGAAAAATTACGCCGCATTATCAACAAAAAGTTGCATAATGACGAAATTATTCAAGCTGCAGTCAACGCCAAAGCTGGCGGATTGTCGAGTTTGAAACTCTATGGAATGGTGGGGATTCCTGGCGAAGAACCAGAAGATTTAGAACAAACTGTGGCGATGATGCGTCATGTAAAAAAAGCAGCACCAGGATTGCGCTTAACACTAGGATGCAGCACCTTTGTACCTAAGTCACATACACCATTTCAATGGTTTGGCGTAAATAAACAAGCCGAGAAGCGGTTGCAGATGTTACAGAAACAGCTAAAATCGCAGGGCATAGACTTTCGCCCAGAAAGCTATAATTGGTCTATTATCCAAGCTTTGTTATCGAGAGGCGATCGCAGACTCTCGCACTTATTAGAACTTACCCGTAACTTTGGCGATTCTTTAGGCAGTTACAAACGCGCTTTTAAACAACTCAAAGGACAAATCCCAGACTTAGATTTTTACGTCCATACTAATTGGTCAACAGAGCAAATTTTACCCTGGAATCACTTGCAAGGGCCGCTACCGCAGTCTACACTACTTAAACACTTGGCTGAGGCTACAAGCCAGTTTGACTCATCCTCAAAAGAACTTCAGCCATTAAATTCATAACTTACAGATTAATGCAAACAACAGCTGAGTATTACTGCGCTTATTGCGGTGAACCAAACTTAACATTTATTGATTTTAGTGCTGGGGGGCAGCAATCTTATGTAGAAGATTGTCAAGTTTGCTGTAACCCCAACATTTTGTATGTCCGGATTGATGAAGATACTCTAGATATTGAGATTGACACTGAATACGAAGGTTAACAATTCGTAATTACTGTATAGCAACTACAGCAATCATAACGGTGCGATTATATAAGGTTGGGAACTCCAAAAAATAAAAATAACTGCTGTAAGTTGCTGAGTGATAACTGTTGACAGATGACTGTTGACTGTGAACAGTATTATATTTTTAGATTTGGAACTTCCTTTGGTATTCCACCAAATTTTTAATTACGAATTACGAATTAGTAATTAATTTGTTGAATTTTAGGTTTGTGTTTCCATGCTGCAGTTTAAACATTCCTCTGTGATTAATGCACCACCAGAAGTAGTGTGGAGATTTCACGAAAGAACGGATATTTTACAAATGCTAACTCCACCTTGGCAACCAGTTCAAGTAATGCGTCGTGAGGGAGGACTGGAGGTAGGTGCTATCACAGAATTTCGTCTTTTTCTTGGCCCTGTACCTTTAACTTGGTTAGCGCGTCACACTCAATGTGAAAAGAATCAGTTATTTGTTGATGAACAAATTTCCGGGCCTTTTGAAAATTGGGTACACAGGCATGAATTTGCAGATGAAAATGGTAAGACTAGGTTGACTGATGCCATTGCTTTTTCTATGCCTGGAGGTCAAACATTAGAATTCTTTAGTGGTTGGTTAGTTCAAGCACAACTAGAAGCGATGTTTCGTTATCGTCATTATGTCACAAAAAGAGAGTGCGAAAAGTAATTTATAAATACATGAGTATGGGCGCAAAGCTTTGCGCCCATAGAACAATTAATATTTGAGAGTCTGATTTGAATTGATATTATCTTGGCAAACAAATTCACGCTAAAAACATTCGGAGATGCTGGACGAATTCGCTAGTATTTTCAAAGTGAACATTATGCCCTGAATTTTCAATGATCTTTAACTGAGCATTTCGACAAATATCAGCCATCTGCTGATTGATATCGATAAATTTATCATCATATTCACCGACTAGCAAAAGTAGAGGATTTTTACTTTCTTTGATTTTCTCCCACAAAGAAGGTTGATATCCAGTACCCATAAAACGTAGGGATTTATCTAATTCTAGAGGATGATTTTGCAATCGACTTTCGAGCATCAATTCGTATTTTGGATGATGTATAATATCACCAAAAATTGGCTGACTATACCAATTTGATAAGAACGTTGCAAAATCACTTGTTTCCAGACTTCTGATTAATTTTCTCCCTATATGATAATCATGTTGAATGCGAGCTAATCGTTCTGCTTCTGTTACTAAGCCTGGACAAGCAGATTCCAGAACAACCTTAGAAAAGCGTTCAGGGAAATGTAGGGTCAAATATAAAGCTAATCGCCCACCCATTGAATAGCCCACTAAAAAGCAGTTTGTAATTTGCAACTCATCTAATAAATTAATTAACGCCTGAGCAGTGTATGGCATTGTATAGCATTCATCAGTACCTAAAACTTGCGTTTTACCATGCCCTGGCAGGTCAATAGTCAAATAAGAGAATTCATCACCTAGCAATGTGATGGCTTCATCAAATTCATCCATTTTACCCATAAAACCGTGCAAAAAAAGAATTAGCGGCTTATTTGGGTTGTTAATTAAAGAGTAATTAAATTGATAGTTTGTTAAAGGCATTTTTTATAGATAGTTAATCACCCTAATGAATATAAATTATCAGGGATAATTATTGATAATTTGCTGCTGGCTAAGGCAAAAACCGATCTAAAGCCGCCTTAAGTTCTGCAATTTCTGTATCAATATTCCCTTCTTGTGCAGCTCTAGCAATACACTCAGTTAAATGTTCATCTAGCACAATTCGTGCTACCCGATCCAATGCACCCCTGACTGCGGCTATTTGCAATAAAACATCAGGGCAAGGGCTATTTTGCTGCACCATTGTCTTAATACCACGAATGTGGCCCTCTATACGCGAAAGCCGATTCACAATTCGTTTTAAAGACTCTTCACTATGCACGTGAGGATGTACCGAGTCTCCATGCACAGAATGGTGATCGGAATGTTCGTGATCTGTGCTGTGATTGTGGGAGTGTTCTGTTGGCTGAGATGTACTCAAGGATTCTTCAGGCGATCGGTTTAATCCGTTCATGGGTTATCAAAGTGCTGAGGGGATTAGGGACTGGGGACTAGGGATTGGGGACTGGGGACTAGGGATTGGGGACAAGGCGATAAATTCCAATTACCGATTACCAATTACCCAATGACAAACACCCAAATTTAATTGTGGCGTGAAATCCGAACCTTGGTAGGGGAAATGTCCATAATAGCTTTTGAGGTAAATATACAATTAATTTGATTACAGGTGTTCACGCTCTGCCTTAACTAATACTGAGGTAAAAAGGACTGGATATTGTAATGGGGACATAAAGAAACAAAGGATACAATGGCGAGTTTAGTACTTAGCCCCTAATTCCTAGACTCTGACCTCTAACCTCTAGCTCCTGAGCAGGTGAAACATTAAGTAGGATGCAAACGTCTATACGCAAGCATTCTCATCAATTCTGTAAAAATAAATTTAGATAGAGTTGTCACGACTAAGTAAAAATTACGCTTCTAGATTTAGGTTGTGATTATGAGAGTTCCCAAACTAACCCGGTCTATACGCCAACTCAGTTCCCATGTTTTAGCCATATTTCTAGGAGTTGTGCTAACTTTTACCACTCTGCGGGTGTTACCTTCGGAAGCTGAACCAGCGCCAAAGCCAACAACTGCAAACCCACCAGAATTACTGGCGCAACGTCAATCACCAGCTTCAGCGGCGATAGGTAGTAGCAGCTTTGTGACAGCCGCCGTCAATCGTGTGGGGCCAGCAGTAGTGCGGATTGATACAGAACGTACAATTACCCGTCGAAATGATCAATTCTTTGAAGACCCATTTTTCCGCCAGTTTTTCGGTGATGGTTTCTCACAACAGCCATCTCGAGAACAGTTACGTGGTCTGGGTTCTGGCTTCATTCTTGACAAGAGTGGATTAGTTCTCACCAATGCCCATGTAGTTGATAAAGCCGATCGCGTGACAGTGAGACTTAAAGATGGTCGCACCTTTGACGGCAAAGTTCAAGGCATTGATGAAGTTACAGATTTGGCGGTAGTGAAAATTAATGCTGGGAATGATTTACCAGTTGCTCCTTTAGGTTCTTCTAGTAATGTACAGGTGGGAGACTGGGCGATCGCAGTTGGTAATCCTTTAGGATTTGATAATACCGTAACTTTGGGAATTGTCAGCACCCTCAAACGTTCCAGCGCTCAAGTCGGGATTACAGATAAACGTCTGGAGTTTATTCAAACTGATGCAGCAATTAACCCTGGTAACTCTGGTGGGCCATTATTAAATGGTACTGGTGAAGTCATTGGGATTAATACCGCCATTCGTGCTGATGCTATGGGGATTGGCTTTGCTATACCCATTGATAAAGCCAAAGCGATCGCAGAACAACTACAACGCACAGGTAAAGTTGCTCACCCCTATTTAGGTGTGCAAATGGTATCTTTAACACCTGAGCTAGCTAAGCAGAACAACACTGATCCTAACTCCCCCATTCAAATACCAGAAGTTAACGGGGTTTTAGTGATGCGGGTTGTACCCAATTCCCCGGCTGCATCTGCGGGTATTAGACGCGGTGATGTGATTGTGCAAATAGATGGACAAGCAATTACCACTGCGGAACAGTTGCAAAATGTTGTCGAAAATAGTCGCCTCGGTCAAGTGTTGCAGGTGAAAGTGCAACGAGGTAATCAAACACAACAACTATCAGTCCGCACTGCTGAGTTACAAAATGCTTCTTAAGCTCATCCCATCTATTGAAGGAGTGGGTAATCAGCACTAAGTCATAAGTGATTTTAGGGTAGTACAGCTAGCTGTACTACCTTATTTTTTCTTTCTTGTTCTCTGTTGCGTTATTTGCGCGATCGCGTCTCTAATTTGCTTAAGTAGCTAAACAGAATTAATTACACACTAATACTTATCGGTTAAGGGCAAAAGGGGAAGGGGAAAATGGGTAAGAAAAAACCTTTAACCCTTACCCTTTCACCTTTTCCCCAAACCAAATTAAAAGTTAAAAAACCTTAACCGAGCAGTATTGAATTACACAGATATTTTCCCTGTTCCCTGTTCTTGATCATATTTTGCTAGATACTGAAACAACTTTTTTGCTCTAGCCGGAAACTTGTTCAGACATAATATTGTCAAATTTTGTTACAATCATCTTATTTGTTGCAGTATAAATATAGGCTCTTGCTTTCTTTAAACCTCAAACCCCGGATTCATCCTCAGCGGAACAAAATCCATAACAAGAGCATCTTTTTGGTTATATTTGTAACCAAAAAATAGTAGGTTATAAATCCCTAAATATATTGATAGTGTTGACAAATTCATGTATGTTTTTACGCCTCAATAGCTGGTTCTTGAACTCGAGGAATCAATGCAGCCAAAGGAGGAAAAGCCTACTGAATCAAGGAAATTACCACTTATTTAAGGATCTTCTGAGCGTAAGCTAGGGAAGACATTAGTGAGGGGAATGACCCCTTAATAACTGAGGCGTATGAAGCATCACTAATTAACCAGCAGTATCATTTATTTATGGGAATTGTAATATTAAATTTTAAATTCCCCAAAGGGTTTAACTGCTGAGATATACCCTAAAAAAGAATGTCAACGGTGTTTTGGCCTTGTAGCCACTATGAGCGTGAATGATACTGCACACACAGATAATTTCTCTTGGAATCGGCAAGTATATCATCGATTAAAACTTGCCTTAAGCCTGAATTTGCGAAGACAGTTGTTTTTGGCAGTTTGTGATGATTTACACTTAAGAAATCAAGTAGCCGCCCGTTTGCATTCTACTTTGGCTTATCCCGTTGGACAAGTACTTTATCAACCAGAAGATAGCCTTGAAAGTAGTACGCCGGCTTATCCGCGTTTAGCGACTTTGCGCTTAAATTTAAGCGATCCAAATCCCATCGCGCAGATTAATCAATGGCTCACTAGTTATCCACCACCAGTTATTGGGGGATCAAAAGATACTCCAGGAAGACCTTTACCGATACCAGCGTTTCAGATTGTTGGTGTCGAGCTATTAACCAAGCAACCAGTAGCAGTACAGCGATTATTTTTACACTATCTCCGTTTAAGTGAGGAGTATTTAGCTAACCAAGAGTCTAACAGTTTCCTTGAATCTAGTTTACTGTTGTGGGTACCGCGTCCTTGGTTATCTGCTATTCAGCAGTCAGCACCACAGTTTTGGCGGTGTCGTACTGGCGTGTTTTTGTTTGCTGGCGAACCAACCCCAACATCTCATAATGGTGGCTATCGAGAAAGGTTTGCAGGTTCTAGAAGTTTAGATTTTGATGATTTTGAACCATCCCTTCTAGAAGAAGCTGTGGCGCAGGCAGAACTTAAATCCGCAGAAGACACAGAACTGAAGTTTGAAGATGATTTTGATTTTGAAGCAGAGACAGCAGTAGAGACAACTCCACCGCCTTCAGTGCCAATTTCAACATCAGAAATTTTACAAATTGAGGGTAAGCAAGAAGCACCCCTAGCAATATCCAATAATGGCAATAAGCTCCCACCATTGCCATCACTG contains:
- a CDS encoding SRPBCC family protein, with the translated sequence MLQFKHSSVINAPPEVVWRFHERTDILQMLTPPWQPVQVMRREGGLEVGAITEFRLFLGPVPLTWLARHTQCEKNQLFVDEQISGPFENWVHRHEFADENGKTRLTDAIAFSMPGGQTLEFFSGWLVQAQLEAMFRYRHYVTKRECEK
- a CDS encoding radical SAM protein — protein: MTSSVFSAERLLFTPTTPNTDAIPLIFAFPNEYTVGITSLGYQVVWANLAMRDDVQVSRLFTDIHEQLPINPEIVGFSISWELDYVNILNLLESLEIPIRASLREDHHPLIFGGGPVLTANPEPFADFFDVILLGDGENLLGDFIETYKAVRNASRKTQLKTLAQIPGIYVPSLYEVEYHAKDGEIKSIKLIDAEIPAIVQKQTYRGNILSASTVVTEKAAWENIYMVEVVRSCPEMCRFCLASYLTLPFRTASLEGSLIPAIERGLEVTKRLGLLGASVTQHPEFETLLDYISQPKYDDVRLSIASVRTNTVTVQLAKTLAQRDTRSLTIAVESGSEKLRRIINKKLHNDEIIQAAVNAKAGGLSSLKLYGMVGIPGEEPEDLEQTVAMMRHVKKAAPGLRLTLGCSTFVPKSHTPFQWFGVNKQAEKRLQMLQKQLKSQGIDFRPESYNWSIIQALLSRGDRRLSHLLELTRNFGDSLGSYKRAFKQLKGQIPDLDFYVHTNWSTEQILPWNHLQGPLPQSTLLKHLAEATSQFDSSSKELQPLNS
- a CDS encoding VOC family protein, giving the protein MKFGHTVIWVDDVMKTVEFYEKAFGLVRRNIREQNQVTWAEIETGETTLAFSSTNEAQTLFPNGFYANDITQAPSLIQISFITPDVATAYMRALGAGAKSLDAPKRQPTGQMVARVRDINGVLVSLVSG
- the aroC gene encoding chorismate synthase encodes the protein MGNTFGHLFRVTTFGESHGGGVGVVIDGCPPRLEISAEEIQVELDRRRPGQSKITTPRKEADICEILSGVFEGKTLGTPIAILVRNKDTRPQDYDEMAQKYRPSHADATYDAKYGIRNWQGGGRSSARETIGRVAAGAIAKKILRQVANLEIIGYVKRIKDLEGVIDPNTVTLEQVESNIVRCPDGELAERMIELIEQTGRQGDSIGGVVECVARNVPKGLGEPVFDKLEADIAKAVMSLPASKGFEIGSGFAGTLLTGIEHNDEFYIDENGEIRTVTNRSGGIQGGISNGENIILRVAFKPTATIRKEQKTVTREGEETVLAAKGRHDPCVLPRAVPMVEAMVALVLCDHLLRNHGQCHVLSSES
- a CDS encoding metal-sensitive transcriptional regulator; its protein translation is MNGLNRSPEESLSTSQPTEHSHNHSTDHEHSDHHSVHGDSVHPHVHSEESLKRIVNRLSRIEGHIRGIKTMVQQNSPCPDVLLQIAAVRGALDRVARIVLDEHLTECIARAAQEGNIDTEIAELKAALDRFLP
- a CDS encoding SemiSWEET transporter, whose amino-acid sequence is MDFVTVLGLVAASITTISFLPQMIKIWQTKSAKDVSFMMLICFNTGIFLWLIYGIILQQLPIILANAATLFFNLIILWLKIRYR
- a CDS encoding HhoA/HhoB/HtrA family serine endopeptidase, which translates into the protein MRVPKLTRSIRQLSSHVLAIFLGVVLTFTTLRVLPSEAEPAPKPTTANPPELLAQRQSPASAAIGSSSFVTAAVNRVGPAVVRIDTERTITRRNDQFFEDPFFRQFFGDGFSQQPSREQLRGLGSGFILDKSGLVLTNAHVVDKADRVTVRLKDGRTFDGKVQGIDEVTDLAVVKINAGNDLPVAPLGSSSNVQVGDWAIAVGNPLGFDNTVTLGIVSTLKRSSAQVGITDKRLEFIQTDAAINPGNSGGPLLNGTGEVIGINTAIRADAMGIGFAIPIDKAKAIAEQLQRTGKVAHPYLGVQMVSLTPELAKQNNTDPNSPIQIPEVNGVLVMRVVPNSPAASAGIRRGDVIVQIDGQAITTAEQLQNVVENSRLGQVLQVKVQRGNQTQQLSVRTAELQNAS
- a CDS encoding CPXCG motif-containing cysteine-rich protein — protein: MQTTAEYYCAYCGEPNLTFIDFSAGGQQSYVEDCQVCCNPNILYVRIDEDTLDIEIDTEYEG
- a CDS encoding GAF domain-containing protein, with amino-acid sequence MQIHSFSEFDPSSKSNYEQGLQRVLDRLVITMQRDALVRETINQLRDSLQVDRVVLYYFYGKWHGQVTAESVAASEYSIFGSKGPDNCFNQEYANLYLAGRVRAIADIELESLHDCHRNFLRSFQVRANLVVPVLIPKGLWGLLVAHHCQAPHVWSPSDIEQMQTAANTLATAPCIVES
- the menH gene encoding 2-succinyl-6-hydroxy-2,4-cyclohexadiene-1-carboxylate synthase codes for the protein MPLTNYQFNYSLINNPNKPLILFLHGFMGKMDEFDEAITLLGDEFSYLTIDLPGHGKTQVLGTDECYTMPYTAQALINLLDELQITNCFLVGYSMGGRLALYLTLHFPERFSKVVLESACPGLVTEAERLARIQHDYHIGRKLIRSLETSDFATFLSNWYSQPIFGDIIHHPKYELMLESRLQNHPLELDKSLRFMGTGYQPSLWEKIKESKNPLLLLVGEYDDKFIDINQQMADICRNAQLKIIENSGHNVHFENTSEFVQHLRMFLA